One Candidatus Cloacimonadota bacterium genomic window, CCCTTTTCTTTTGCTTAGCTTCACCAAAGCCCATAGGTAAAGGCGATCCACTATAACGAATTGTATCTAATTTATTCACTTTTTGTGGAATGTGTAAGTGGCCAAGAGCAGTATAGTTGAAGGATTTCGGGAAAGCATCAGCAGACACATGCGCTAAGGTTCCAATATATAGCTCACGAACTCCATCATCATCAACTATACGACCACCAGAAGTAAATAAGTGCCCCATTCCTACTATGGGGATATCCATTCCTAGTTCAAGGCGTTTATTATCGGCTAGCAGACCTACCGCAGTGTAGTGTTTGGAAATGCCTTCTAGTAGATGTCTTTCTTTGTCATTTATGCTCTCTCCTGCTTCTGCTGTACGAATATCCTTGTCCCTCAGATAGGGTACCGCACAAACAATCAATTCTGGTACATGTTGTTGATCATAGAGTACTAGCACTTCATCGTTTAAATCTCCAGCACCGTTGCCTACTACATGCACATTGAGAACCTTGAGTAATTCCTTTGGAGCAACTAGAAATGATGGGGAATCGTGGTTACCGGCAGTAATAACCACATGTTTACAGGTAGATGTGGACACCTTATGGAGAAACTGATAATACAATTCTTGAGCTCGATTACTCGGTGCCGTTGTATCAAAAACATCTCCAGCTACTAATAAGACTTCGATGTCATTCTGTTGGATTGTCTCTGTTAACCAAATTAAGAATGAGTTGTATTCTTCATATCGTTTTCTCCCACAAAGTGATCTACCGATGTGCCAATCAGAAGTATGCAGAATTCTCATAGAGGCTCCTAAGGTTGCAAAACTGATATTTCATTATATAGCTTAATCAGGCTTTCGATCGAAAGATCAAGTATTGGCTCGTACATAAACGAGTTAAGATGGATGTTTGAACTGACCGTAACGCTGACCTTATCCAGA contains:
- a CDS encoding exonuclease SbcCD subunit D C-terminal domain-containing protein → MRILHTSDWHIGRSLCGRKRYEEYNSFLIWLTETIQQNDIEVLLVAGDVFDTTAPSNRAQELYYQFLHKVSTSTCKHVVITAGNHDSPSFLVAPKELLKVLNVHVVGNGAGDLNDEVLVLYDQQHVPELIVCAVPYLRDKDIRTAEAGESINDKERHLLEGISKHYTAVGLLADNKRLELGMDIPIVGMGHLFTSGGRIVDDDGVRELYIGTLAHVSADAFPKSFNYTALGHLHIPQKVNKLDTIRYSGSPLPMGFGEAKQKKRVLIVDIDHDTTTVKQIEVPVFQPIESIQGDWEDIYNRITDLSVENTNVWLEIVYTGDEIISDLQNRLSMSIEDTPLEIIRVKNNLVIERALEQVSIEDSLDSLSEIDVFERCLSDHNIPEEQRQDMMIAYKEILLSIQESDSQAE